In Legionella lytica, one genomic interval encodes:
- the glnD gene encoding [protein-PII] uridylyltransferase: MKNDNQQLKNTVKQFKEKLREDFDQKANVSTVMHKLVAFTDELLISLFHKNQLDQGDSFCLLALGGYGRRELLLYSDIDLLLLHTDKISKAKLQRAQSFIQDCWDVGLEISHQITNVSSCAELACRDVTVISSIMDMFLLCGRGALMEELLYQTHPLHMWTSKNYFIAKLQEQKKRDIKYGETAYNLEPNVKYGQGGLRDLQILYSIGKRHFNIKKLADGISYGFITDKEYEKLMHCHHFLCRVRFALHCLAEKAEERLSFDYQVKLASFFGYEDKPHSLAIEQFMKDYFKVIKSSRELNEMLLQWFDETIAQSSKQKLVPLDNEFQLSNQYIEVRNNRVFIQTPQALLKLFLWIADRPDIEGVRASTIRLIRESLYLISRRFKTSKKTTELFMSILKAPNGPYEALHYMSQYGVLAHYIECFAQVTGQMQYDLFHVFTVDQHTLFVVRNMSRFRQAHYAQQFPLCTQIMPTLDKPEILYLSALFHDIAKGRGGDHSELGAIEANNFAQNHHLKKEDCDLLTWLVRNHLLMSQTAQRQDIYDPNTIKHFCQLLPHPHYLDYLYLLTVADICGTNPQLWNAWKDSLLKELYRATKHMMHKAQELMDKTALIRTRKQSALTILVSEGIVPNTVEKLWAQFKDRYFLHESPEVIARHTKAILNCTQFPLIMIMPHHSQGGTEVFIYMPHRDARFTITTAVLSNHHVTIQEAMIITCDNQFDLDTYIILDEQNQAFFDPQQSEDIRQALCFHLKRQDQLPAIAQKRRSRVLAHFNVKTQISYNDDPHNNFTRLFLVTGDRPGLLATISRIFLTLNIHLHNAKIATAGERAEDMFYITNQNNQALGSEEKENLRDLLIQELS, from the coding sequence ATGAAGAACGATAATCAGCAGCTCAAAAATACAGTAAAACAGTTTAAAGAAAAACTGCGGGAAGACTTTGATCAAAAAGCTAATGTAAGTACCGTTATGCATAAGCTCGTTGCCTTTACTGATGAGCTGCTCATTAGTCTTTTTCATAAAAACCAGCTCGATCAAGGAGATAGCTTTTGTCTCCTTGCTTTAGGAGGTTATGGACGACGAGAACTCCTACTTTATTCTGACATTGATCTATTACTACTTCACACCGATAAAATCTCCAAAGCAAAATTACAACGCGCACAATCCTTCATCCAGGACTGCTGGGATGTTGGATTAGAAATCAGTCATCAAATTACGAACGTATCCTCTTGCGCTGAGTTGGCCTGTCGAGACGTTACCGTTATTTCAAGCATTATGGACATGTTTTTGCTCTGCGGACGCGGTGCATTAATGGAAGAATTGCTGTATCAAACCCATCCACTACATATGTGGACAAGCAAAAATTATTTTATTGCCAAACTACAAGAACAAAAAAAACGCGATATTAAATACGGTGAAACAGCTTATAACCTAGAGCCTAACGTCAAGTATGGTCAAGGCGGACTTCGGGATCTACAAATACTGTACAGTATCGGTAAACGCCATTTTAATATTAAAAAATTAGCCGATGGCATTAGCTATGGATTTATTACTGATAAAGAATATGAAAAGCTAATGCACTGCCACCATTTTCTTTGCCGAGTTCGATTTGCCTTACACTGTCTTGCAGAAAAAGCAGAAGAACGGCTTTCCTTTGATTATCAAGTTAAATTAGCAAGCTTCTTCGGCTATGAGGATAAACCTCACTCCTTAGCTATTGAGCAATTTATGAAGGACTATTTTAAAGTCATAAAAAGTAGTCGAGAATTAAATGAAATGCTCTTACAATGGTTTGATGAAACAATTGCCCAATCCTCAAAACAAAAACTAGTCCCATTAGATAATGAATTTCAATTATCCAATCAATACATTGAAGTACGTAATAACCGCGTCTTTATCCAAACACCGCAGGCCTTATTAAAATTATTTCTATGGATAGCCGATCGACCTGATATTGAAGGAGTAAGAGCAAGCACCATTCGTTTAATTAGAGAATCTCTCTATTTGATTAGTAGGCGTTTTAAAACATCAAAAAAAACCACAGAACTCTTTATGAGTATTCTAAAAGCACCTAACGGCCCTTATGAAGCCTTACATTACATGAGCCAATATGGCGTTTTAGCCCATTATATTGAATGCTTTGCTCAAGTTACTGGACAGATGCAATATGATTTATTCCATGTATTTACTGTAGATCAGCACACTTTATTTGTGGTACGCAACATGTCACGCTTTAGACAAGCACATTACGCACAACAATTTCCACTTTGTACCCAGATCATGCCAACCTTGGATAAACCAGAAATCCTGTATCTCAGCGCATTATTCCATGACATAGCCAAAGGACGTGGCGGTGACCATTCCGAACTCGGTGCAATAGAAGCCAATAATTTTGCTCAAAATCACCACCTAAAAAAAGAAGATTGCGATTTACTTACTTGGTTGGTACGTAATCATCTATTAATGTCACAAACCGCACAGCGCCAAGATATTTATGATCCCAATACAATAAAACATTTCTGCCAATTATTACCTCATCCACATTATTTAGATTATTTGTATTTGCTCACAGTAGCCGACATTTGTGGCACCAATCCTCAGCTATGGAATGCATGGAAGGACTCGTTGCTAAAGGAATTATATCGAGCAACGAAACATATGATGCATAAAGCGCAAGAGTTGATGGATAAAACAGCCTTAATTAGGACAAGAAAACAATCCGCTTTAACTATATTAGTTTCTGAGGGCATTGTGCCGAACACAGTTGAAAAGCTTTGGGCCCAATTTAAAGATCGATACTTTTTACATGAATCACCCGAAGTTATTGCGCGGCATACTAAAGCCATACTGAACTGTACCCAGTTCCCTTTAATTATGATTATGCCACATCATAGCCAAGGTGGTACGGAAGTATTTATTTACATGCCACACCGTGACGCTCGTTTTACGATTACCACGGCTGTACTAAGTAATCATCATGTTACAATTCAAGAAGCAATGATTATTACCTGCGATAATCAATTCGATTTAGATACGTATATTATTTTAGATGAACAAAACCAAGCCTTTTTTGATCCACAACAGTCAGAAGACATACGCCAGGCTTTATGCTTTCATCTAAAGAGACAGGATCAATTACCCGCTATAGCTCAAAAAAGGCGCTCTCGTGTTCTAGCTCATTTCAATGTTAAAACCCAAATTAGCTACAACGATGACCCTCATAACAATTTTACACGTTTATTTTTAGTAACAGGCGATAGACCAGGGCTTCTAGCCACCATTAGCCGTATTTTTTTAACTTTAAATATACATTTACATAATGCAAAAATCGCAACGGCTGGAGAACGCGCGGAAGATATGTTTTACATCACCAACCAAAATAATCAGGCATTAGGTAGCGAAGAAAAAGAAAATTTACGCGACTTACTCATTCAAGAGCTCTCATAA
- the minE gene encoding cell division topological specificity factor MinE, with translation MSIFNYLRRRTASASVAKERLQIIISHERSQRSTPDYLPQLQDEILAVIAKYVHVTRDQVSVNLERMGDNSVLELNITMPDDVAEEV, from the coding sequence ATGAGCATTTTCAACTATTTACGTAGGAGAACCGCTTCTGCATCAGTTGCAAAAGAACGTCTGCAAATAATTATTTCTCATGAACGTTCGCAGCGAAGCACTCCAGATTATCTGCCACAACTTCAAGACGAAATTCTGGCAGTTATTGCTAAGTACGTTCATGTAACACGAGATCAAGTGAGTGTTAATCTTGAGCGCATGGGAGACAACTCAGTCCTGGAATTGAACATTACCATGCCGGATGATGTTGCTGAAGAAGTTTAG
- the guaA gene encoding glutamine-hydrolyzing GMP synthase: MNDLKQHLLLILDFGSQYTQLIARRVRELGVYCEIHPFNISQEAFTKLNPCGVILSGGPSTVTHHANPRTPEWIFTSGLPILGICYGMQTMAVQLGGEVQSSNIREFGYAELKLHGHSQLFAQIEDRTTDEGEALLDVWMSHGDKVTQLPSGFSVICETRNAPIAGMADESRRMYGLQFHPEVTHTLQGTRILQRFVVDICQAPTNWTSEHIIDEAIHKIRKQVGSEKVLLGLSGGVDSSVVAALLHKAIGDQLICVFVDTGLLRLNEADEVMKMFGQHMGIKIIAVNAEERFLNALSGVSCPEEKRKIIGHTFIDVFDEESHKVEGVSWLAQGTIYPDVIESAATSTNGASVVIKSHHNVGGLPDTLHLKLLEPIRELFKDEVRKIGLELGLPHDMVYRHPFPGPGLGVRILGEVKKEYADILRKADAIYIEELRKADLYHKVSQAFAVFLPVKSVGVMGDGRKYEYVICLRAVETIDFMTAHWSHLPWEFLGNVSNRIINEVSGVSRVTYDISGKPPATIEWE; the protein is encoded by the coding sequence ATGAATGATTTAAAACAACATCTCTTGCTTATTCTTGATTTTGGCTCTCAATATACTCAACTAATTGCACGCCGAGTGCGTGAGTTAGGGGTGTATTGCGAAATTCATCCTTTTAATATTAGCCAGGAAGCATTCACAAAACTTAATCCTTGCGGGGTGATTTTATCAGGTGGGCCTTCAACAGTAACTCATCACGCAAATCCTCGTACCCCTGAATGGATCTTTACTTCGGGACTGCCAATATTGGGTATTTGCTACGGTATGCAAACGATGGCCGTGCAATTGGGTGGTGAAGTACAATCTTCTAACATTAGAGAATTTGGCTATGCTGAATTGAAATTGCATGGGCATAGCCAGTTATTTGCACAAATCGAAGATCGCACCACTGATGAGGGTGAGGCTTTATTAGATGTGTGGATGAGTCATGGCGATAAAGTAACCCAATTGCCTTCTGGATTTAGTGTTATTTGTGAAACGCGTAATGCTCCAATCGCTGGAATGGCTGATGAAAGTCGTCGCATGTATGGGTTACAATTTCATCCAGAAGTAACTCACACCTTACAGGGTACACGTATTTTACAACGTTTCGTAGTGGATATTTGTCAGGCACCTACCAATTGGACTTCAGAACATATTATTGATGAAGCCATTCATAAAATTAGAAAACAAGTTGGTTCAGAAAAAGTATTGCTTGGTTTATCTGGTGGGGTTGACTCGTCTGTTGTAGCCGCTTTATTACATAAAGCAATAGGTGACCAATTAATCTGTGTTTTTGTGGATACTGGTTTATTACGCCTTAATGAAGCTGATGAAGTCATGAAAATGTTTGGTCAGCACATGGGGATTAAAATCATAGCGGTCAATGCAGAAGAGCGATTTTTAAATGCATTGTCTGGTGTTAGTTGCCCTGAGGAAAAAAGAAAAATTATTGGCCATACCTTTATTGACGTATTTGATGAAGAGTCACATAAGGTAGAAGGTGTTTCTTGGTTGGCTCAGGGAACAATTTATCCTGACGTCATTGAATCTGCTGCAACGAGCACAAATGGGGCTTCAGTTGTCATTAAGTCACACCATAATGTGGGTGGTCTACCTGATACCTTACATTTAAAATTATTAGAGCCTATTCGCGAATTGTTTAAAGACGAAGTGCGAAAGATTGGTTTGGAATTAGGTTTGCCGCACGATATGGTTTACCGACATCCATTCCCTGGTCCTGGTTTAGGCGTACGGATTTTAGGGGAAGTTAAAAAAGAATATGCTGATATTCTTCGTAAAGCGGATGCAATCTACATCGAAGAACTACGAAAGGCGGATTTGTATCATAAAGTGAGCCAAGCCTTCGCGGTTTTTTTACCGGTTAAGAGTGTTGGGGTAATGGGGGATGGGCGTAAATACGAATACGTAATTTGTTTGCGCGCTGTTGAAACCATTGATTTTATGACGGCACATTGGTCGCATTTACCTTGGGAGTTTTTAGGCAATGTTTCCAATCGGATCATTAATGAGGTTTCTGGGGTATCGCGTGTGACTTATGATATTTCAGGAAAACCACCTGCAACGATTGAGTGGGAATAA
- the minD gene encoding septum site-determining protein MinD, whose translation MAKIIVITSGKGGVGKTTSSAAISSGLALLGHKTVVIDFDIGLRNLDIIMGCERRVVYDFINVINGEASLNQALIKDKRLPNLFILPASQTRDKDALTIEGVEKVLNDLSKEFDFIICDSPAGIETGALMAMHFADHAVVVTNPEVSSVRDSDRILGILSSKTKRAIDNNKPVQEHLLLTRYDPERVERGDMLSVSDVKEILAIPLIGVIPESKSVLKASNTGVPVVLDTNSDAGLAYQDAIARFLGEERPMRFISNERKGLLRRLFSKNKEEVTV comes from the coding sequence TTGGCTAAAATTATTGTTATTACTTCAGGTAAAGGCGGAGTAGGAAAAACTACTTCATCTGCGGCTATTTCATCAGGCCTTGCTTTATTAGGGCATAAGACCGTCGTCATTGATTTTGATATCGGTTTAAGAAACCTAGATATCATTATGGGTTGTGAGCGACGCGTTGTTTACGACTTCATTAATGTAATCAATGGTGAAGCAAGCTTGAATCAAGCATTAATTAAAGATAAGCGTCTTCCCAATCTTTTCATTCTTCCTGCATCACAAACTCGTGATAAAGATGCATTAACTATCGAAGGAGTTGAGAAGGTTCTGAATGATCTTTCCAAAGAATTTGATTTTATTATTTGCGATTCACCTGCAGGTATTGAAACTGGGGCATTAATGGCAATGCACTTCGCAGATCATGCCGTTGTAGTTACAAACCCTGAAGTTTCTTCTGTGCGTGACTCTGACCGTATTCTTGGTATTCTTTCTAGCAAAACCAAGAGAGCTATTGATAACAACAAACCAGTTCAAGAGCACTTACTGTTAACTCGCTATGATCCTGAGCGTGTTGAACGAGGTGATATGCTTTCTGTTTCAGACGTTAAAGAAATATTAGCTATTCCATTGATTGGCGTTATTCCAGAATCAAAATCTGTACTGAAAGCGTCAAATACAGGTGTACCAGTTGTACTTGATACAAACAGTGATGCCGGTCTTGCTTATCAAGATGCCATTGCACGCTTTCTTGGAGAAGAAAGACCAATGCGCTTCATTAGCAATGAACGTAAAGGATTATTGCGTCGCTTATTCAGCAAAAACAAGGAGGAAGTGACCGTATGA
- the tadA gene encoding tRNA adenosine(34) deaminase TadA, with product MNDRYWMQKAYEQALLAQTEEEVPVGAVIVSQEGSLLGMSRNAVQASHDPSEHAEMRVIRQAAQQLKNHRLVGSTLYVTLEPCSMCAGLIVHARVKRLVFATRDFKAGAAGSVYNLLQGYPLNHKVDIDEGIMQSECAHLLSEFFKTCRY from the coding sequence ATGAATGATCGATATTGGATGCAAAAGGCTTATGAACAAGCACTCCTTGCTCAGACTGAGGAGGAAGTTCCTGTTGGGGCCGTAATCGTAAGCCAAGAGGGCTCGCTCTTAGGCATGAGTCGAAATGCTGTTCAAGCGAGTCATGATCCCTCGGAACATGCCGAAATGCGTGTAATCCGCCAAGCCGCACAACAGCTTAAAAACCATCGCCTAGTTGGTAGTACTTTGTATGTCACATTAGAACCTTGTTCAATGTGTGCAGGCCTTATAGTTCATGCACGTGTAAAACGTCTAGTGTTTGCCACTCGGGACTTTAAAGCCGGTGCAGCAGGTTCCGTATATAACTTACTGCAGGGCTATCCTTTAAATCATAAAGTAGACATTGATGAAGGCATTATGCAGTCAGAATGTGCTCATTTACTCTCCGAATTTTTTAAAACCTGTCGCTACTAG
- a CDS encoding acyl-CoA dehydrogenase has translation MLHAILVLLAIGAAGVLLTRQAAVAVWAISFAIFTGLVFYYGAPGFLTKALLILIELTLIAFAIKPLRREFVSKHLFKTVSKAMPAMSATEREALEAGTVSWEGDIFSGAPDFSVLRSTPPVRLSEEEQAFLDGPVNTLCSMLNDWDITHNKTDLPPEVWSYIKENRFFGMIIPKNYGGLEFSATAQMTVLAKIYGCSITAASTISVPNSLGPGELLLKYGTEEQKNFYLPRLADGREIPCFALTGPNAGSDAASIPDHGIVCRQEFNGKEVIGIRLNWNKRYITLCPVATVVGLAFRMFDPENLLGKGEDIGITCALIPADTQGVIKGRRHFPLNIGFLNGPTQGKDVFIPLDYIIGGAAMAGHGWRMLMECLSAGRAISLPSSANGGAQAAALASGAYARVRKQFNQPIGKFEGIEEPLARIAANTYIIDAGVTMAAAAIDHGAKPSVAGAILKYHTTERVRQVSIDAMDVHGGKGICLGPNNYLGRGFQGAPIAITVEGANILSRSLIIFGQGAIRCHPYVFKELESVRKHDLVGFDDAFFSHAAFYIANFTKSLLFSLTDAHFSKAPSSSVKRYYQLVHKYSTNLAFLSDFSMTILGGDLKRKEKLSARLGDMLSTLYLISAVLKRYHDDGEPAADLPIVEWSCQQLLHECEMAMQGVIINFPQRWARVVLNIILRPLGNRRHRPTDQLGHKLARILIEPGEARNRLTHFVYKMAGENCPVGRLEEAFYKICAVEEIEKKIMRAVKDDVLKSLTLLEQIDEALACGILTQDEAKQMMEAELARQDVIKVDDFSDDELRRPSSASKAKKTAAKKEQSAALVLDEEIVNPEPEVPFH, from the coding sequence GTGCTACATGCTATTTTAGTGCTTCTAGCAATAGGAGCTGCAGGGGTATTGTTAACGCGGCAAGCGGCGGTCGCAGTATGGGCTATTAGTTTTGCTATATTTACTGGGCTGGTTTTTTACTATGGAGCTCCAGGTTTTTTAACTAAAGCTCTTTTAATTTTGATTGAGCTTACGTTAATCGCATTTGCAATTAAGCCATTACGACGCGAGTTTGTTTCTAAACATTTATTTAAGACGGTGAGTAAGGCAATGCCTGCCATGTCTGCTACAGAGCGAGAAGCTTTAGAAGCAGGAACAGTGAGCTGGGAAGGCGATATCTTTAGTGGTGCACCAGATTTTTCAGTTTTGCGTAGCACACCTCCTGTGCGTTTAAGCGAAGAAGAACAAGCATTTCTAGATGGTCCCGTAAATACCTTATGCTCCATGCTTAATGATTGGGATATTACTCATAATAAAACTGATCTACCTCCCGAGGTTTGGAGCTATATTAAAGAAAACCGTTTCTTTGGCATGATTATTCCTAAGAACTATGGGGGATTAGAGTTTTCGGCTACCGCACAAATGACTGTTTTAGCCAAAATTTACGGCTGCTCTATTACTGCAGCATCAACGATTTCTGTACCTAATTCTTTAGGCCCAGGTGAGCTATTGCTTAAGTATGGAACAGAAGAACAAAAGAATTTTTATTTGCCACGGCTGGCGGATGGACGAGAAATCCCATGTTTTGCTTTGACTGGCCCTAATGCGGGTTCTGATGCTGCTTCAATTCCAGACCACGGCATTGTATGTCGTCAAGAATTTAATGGTAAGGAAGTCATTGGTATTCGCTTAAATTGGAATAAGCGCTACATTACTTTATGTCCAGTAGCTACTGTGGTGGGCTTAGCTTTTAGAATGTTTGACCCTGAGAACTTATTAGGAAAGGGTGAGGATATTGGTATTACCTGCGCATTAATCCCAGCTGATACCCAAGGAGTAATTAAGGGGCGTCGCCATTTTCCTTTAAATATAGGATTTTTAAATGGCCCAACACAAGGTAAAGATGTATTTATTCCTCTAGACTACATCATTGGTGGTGCGGCAATGGCAGGCCACGGTTGGCGTATGCTTATGGAGTGCTTAAGTGCGGGTAGGGCAATTTCTTTACCTTCAAGTGCCAATGGTGGTGCTCAGGCAGCGGCTTTAGCTTCAGGAGCTTATGCTCGTGTTCGTAAACAATTCAATCAGCCCATTGGTAAGTTTGAGGGAATTGAAGAGCCATTAGCGCGAATTGCCGCAAATACTTATATTATCGATGCAGGGGTAACTATGGCTGCAGCGGCCATTGACCATGGAGCCAAACCTTCAGTAGCTGGCGCGATTTTAAAATACCACACAACTGAGCGTGTTCGTCAGGTATCTATAGATGCTATGGATGTTCATGGTGGTAAAGGCATTTGTCTTGGCCCTAATAATTACCTAGGCAGAGGATTCCAAGGGGCACCTATAGCCATTACTGTTGAGGGAGCTAATATTCTTTCACGCAGTTTAATTATTTTTGGACAGGGAGCAATTCGCTGTCATCCTTATGTATTTAAAGAGTTAGAAAGTGTAAGAAAGCATGATTTAGTAGGGTTTGATGATGCATTTTTCTCACACGCAGCCTTCTATATTGCCAACTTTACTAAGTCGCTCTTATTTAGTTTGACCGATGCTCATTTTTCTAAAGCACCAAGCAGTTCGGTAAAACGCTATTATCAATTAGTTCATAAATACAGTACTAATTTGGCATTTCTTTCTGATTTTTCTATGACGATCCTTGGTGGTGACTTAAAGCGTAAAGAAAAGTTGTCTGCTCGTTTAGGAGATATGCTAAGTACCCTATATTTAATTTCAGCGGTGTTAAAACGCTACCACGATGATGGTGAGCCGGCAGCTGACTTGCCTATAGTCGAGTGGAGCTGTCAACAATTGTTACATGAATGTGAAATGGCGATGCAAGGCGTTATTATAAACTTCCCCCAACGTTGGGCGCGTGTTGTACTAAACATTATTTTAAGGCCTTTAGGTAACCGCAGACACAGACCAACGGATCAATTAGGTCATAAGCTAGCACGTATTTTAATTGAGCCAGGTGAAGCACGTAATCGACTAACTCATTTTGTTTATAAGATGGCCGGAGAAAATTGTCCAGTTGGTCGATTGGAAGAGGCCTTCTATAAAATTTGTGCGGTTGAAGAAATAGAGAAAAAGATAATGCGTGCTGTAAAAGATGACGTATTAAAATCACTAACCTTATTAGAGCAAATTGATGAAGCTTTAGCATGCGGTATATTAACTCAAGATGAAGCTAAGCAAATGATGGAAGCTGAATTAGCTCGTCAAGATGTGATTAAGGTTGATGATTTTAGTGATGATGAGTTACGTCGCCCAAGTAGTGCGTCTAAAGCGAAAAAAACAGCAGCTAAAAAAGAACAATCTGCTGCTCTAGTTTTGGATGAAGAGATTGTTAATCCAGAACCAGAAGTACCTTTTCATTAA
- a CDS encoding sensor domain-containing diguanylate cyclase → MINAETPKNELQRLQSLYNLQILDTMAEERFDRITRIAQGLFKVPIALVSLIDRDREWFKSKYGLHVQETPRPISFGAHTILQEEVMIVNDAQQDIRFKDNPLVIGEPKIRFYLGCPLKIDGQFNIGTLCLMHDIVPQLTTLGHIDLNIVKELATAVSKEFVTNRYATTDSLTEISNRQGLLVIGRQILNLCTRYDKSLMLLYFDITQLKSINKEFGYNEGDKVLKTFAQFLISNFRHSDAIARIEGDKFGVLCPGMLEENISGVLKRLQNKLAATKSDHPINFTMGHIQYNRLKHFALAGIIEEAEKKIYETKMYH, encoded by the coding sequence ATGATAAATGCAGAAACACCCAAAAATGAGCTACAACGCTTACAATCGCTCTACAATCTTCAGATTCTAGATACAATGGCTGAAGAACGCTTTGATCGCATCACACGTATTGCACAAGGTCTATTTAAAGTACCCATTGCCTTAGTATCCTTAATTGACAGAGATAGAGAGTGGTTCAAATCAAAATACGGCTTACATGTTCAAGAAACCCCAAGACCAATTTCTTTTGGTGCTCATACTATTCTTCAAGAAGAAGTAATGATTGTAAATGATGCACAGCAAGACATTCGTTTTAAAGATAATCCCTTAGTGATTGGTGAGCCTAAAATTCGATTTTATCTAGGATGCCCTCTAAAAATTGATGGGCAATTTAACATTGGTACATTATGTCTTATGCATGACATTGTTCCTCAATTAACTACCTTAGGACATATTGACTTAAACATTGTAAAGGAATTAGCTACTGCCGTGTCTAAAGAATTTGTTACAAATCGCTATGCGACAACAGACTCCCTGACGGAAATATCTAACCGCCAAGGCCTTCTTGTAATTGGAAGGCAAATTTTAAATCTGTGTACTCGTTATGATAAAAGCCTCATGTTACTTTATTTTGACATTACACAATTAAAATCCATCAATAAGGAATTTGGCTATAATGAGGGAGATAAAGTTTTAAAAACATTTGCCCAGTTCTTAATCAGTAACTTTCGCCATTCAGATGCCATTGCACGAATCGAAGGTGACAAGTTCGGTGTATTATGCCCTGGAATGCTTGAGGAGAATATTTCTGGTGTTTTAAAAAGACTACAAAATAAATTAGCTGCAACTAAATCTGACCACCCAATTAATTTTACTATGGGACATATTCAATATAATCGTCTAAAACATTTTGCACTGGCTGGGATTATTGAAGAAGCTGAGAAAAAAATATACGAAACAAAAATGTATCATTAA
- the guaB gene encoding IMP dehydrogenase, translating to MSLNIVQQSLTFDDVLLVPAHSLILPKDVSLRTKLTREINLNMPLVSAAMDTVTEARLAIALAQEGGLGIIHKNMTISAQADEVRKVKKFESGMVKDPVTVTPNITVRELMDVMKNHHFSGVPVVDGKNLVGIVTSRDIRFETNLSLPVSQVMTPKARLVTVKEGASREEVRSLLHKHRIEKLLIVNDAFELRGLITVKDIQKAKENPYAVKDDAEQLRVGAAVGVGESTDERVAALVEAGVDVLVVDTAHGHSQGVLNRVKWVKQHFPGVQVIGGNIATAAAARDLYEAGADAVKVGIGPGSICTTRIVTGVGVPQISAIANVAHELQGKIPVIADGGIRFSGDVCKALAAGADTVMLGSMFAGTEESPGEIELYQGTTYKSYRGMGSIGAMASSHGSSDRYFQDATAGSEKLVPEGIEGRVPYKGPVQTIIHQILGGLRSCMGYTGCETIEQLHTKTEFVQVTNAGMRESHVHDVSITKQAPNYQVDK from the coding sequence ATGTCTCTTAATATTGTGCAGCAATCATTAACGTTTGACGATGTTTTACTTGTCCCTGCACACTCTTTAATTCTACCTAAAGATGTGTCCCTGAGAACCAAATTGACTCGTGAAATAAATCTGAATATGCCCCTGGTATCTGCTGCGATGGATACCGTGACGGAAGCTCGTCTGGCAATTGCTTTGGCGCAAGAGGGTGGATTAGGCATTATTCATAAGAATATGACAATCAGTGCACAAGCTGATGAAGTTCGTAAAGTGAAGAAATTTGAAAGTGGTATGGTGAAAGATCCTGTTACCGTTACCCCTAATATTACAGTTAGGGAGTTAATGGATGTGATGAAAAATCATCATTTCTCAGGAGTTCCTGTAGTTGATGGTAAGAATTTAGTAGGGATTGTAACCAGCCGTGATATTCGTTTTGAAACAAATTTATCTTTGCCTGTATCTCAGGTAATGACTCCTAAAGCGCGTTTAGTTACGGTAAAAGAAGGTGCCAGTCGTGAAGAGGTTCGTAGTTTATTGCATAAACATCGTATCGAAAAACTTTTGATAGTGAATGATGCATTTGAATTACGAGGTTTAATTACCGTTAAAGATATTCAAAAAGCCAAAGAAAATCCCTATGCAGTTAAAGATGATGCAGAGCAATTACGCGTTGGTGCCGCTGTTGGGGTTGGTGAGTCTACTGATGAGCGTGTTGCAGCCTTAGTTGAAGCAGGAGTTGATGTTCTAGTTGTTGATACCGCCCATGGTCATTCTCAAGGCGTACTTAATCGTGTGAAATGGGTGAAACAACATTTCCCAGGTGTGCAGGTAATTGGTGGGAACATTGCAACGGCCGCTGCTGCTCGTGATTTATACGAGGCAGGTGCGGATGCTGTTAAAGTAGGAATTGGCCCCGGTTCCATTTGTACTACACGTATTGTTACCGGTGTAGGTGTACCACAAATCAGCGCGATTGCTAATGTTGCTCATGAGTTGCAAGGTAAAATCCCAGTTATTGCGGATGGTGGGATTCGTTTTTCCGGCGATGTGTGTAAGGCTTTGGCTGCCGGCGCAGACACAGTTATGTTAGGCAGTATGTTTGCAGGAACCGAAGAGTCTCCTGGTGAAATTGAATTATACCAGGGGACTACTTATAAAAGTTATCGGGGTATGGGGTCAATTGGTGCTATGGCGTCATCTCATGGATCTAGTGATCGCTACTTCCAAGATGCTACAGCAGGTTCTGAAAAATTGGTTCCAGAAGGAATTGAAGGTCGTGTTCCTTATAAAGGTCCTGTACAAACAATCATTCACCAGATATTAGGTGGTTTACGTTCATGCATGGGATATACTGGATGTGAAACAATTGAACAATTGCATACCAAAACTGAGTTTGTACAAGTAACGAATGCGGGAATGCGCGAATCACACGTCCATGATGTGAGTATCACTAAACAAGCTCCGAATTATCAGGTAGATAAATAA